Proteins found in one Larimichthys crocea isolate SSNF chromosome I, L_crocea_2.0, whole genome shotgun sequence genomic segment:
- the LOC104939404 gene encoding protocadherin alpha-8-like, producing MAITDIRGQWLDVWISFCLALLIVSNFQGISAQIRYSIQEELKLGTAVGNVAKDLGLDLGRLADRNLRVVSGTKQDLFKVNPKDGLLLVNQRVDREELCAKTVPCITNLKAVVENPLEMHQIIVEILDVNDNSPKFPEENYTLEVLESAIVGSRFQIEGAHDLDVGLNSLQSYRLSHNQYFRLETEEFGEDGKVPFLILQRPLDREQAARHWLLLTATDGAKPSKSGTINITVIVSDVNDNPPVCDKQKYTITIKENAPAGTFLLTVNASDSDEGVNGEIEYSLRSKLRGLLSEPFELDSRTGKLTVKGGLDYEEKQVSEIKVLAADRGSVSLSTHCNVVVRVEDVNDNQPEIDITSLSSRIPEDAPPGTVVALMGVTDLDSGVNGQVVCSVPGHLPFDLKPSPDGHSYSLVTKDYLDKETIQMYDITITAKDLGSPALSSTKVIQVDVLDVNDNSPLFTESPYTFYVPENNKAGMSVFSVSATDADGGENAAVIYSLNRKTPEPRVTSFLNINEANGTISALKSFDFETLKTFQFQVVATDSGTPSLSSNVTVNVFILDQNDNAPVILYPVSSNGSAEGVEEIPRNVNAGHLVTKVRAYDADIGYNGWLLFSLQEVTDHSLFALDRYTGQIRTLRSFTETDEAEHKLVILVKDNGNVSLSATATMIVKVVEPKEAFAASDVKSATKVGEEDNVTFYLMITLGTVSVLFLVSIIVLIAMQCSKSTDYTSKYLQEPNYDGTLCHSIQYRSGDKRYMLVGPRMSIGSTIVPGSHANTLVLPDRRRTSGEVRS from the coding sequence GGCAGTTGGAAATGTAGCCAAAGACCTGGGATTAGATCTAGGAAGACTGGCGGACAGGAATCTTCGCGTGGTGTCAGGAACAAAGCAGGATCTGTTTAAGGTAAACCCGAAAGATGGACTTTTGTTAGTAAACCAGAGAGTAGACAGGGAGGAGCTGTGTGCAAAAACTGTTCCATGCATCACAAATCTAAAAGCAGTTGTTGAAAACCCTCTTGAGATGCATCAAATAATAGTTGAAATACTCGATGTAAACGACAATTCGCCTAAATTTCCTGAAGAAAACTACACATTAGAGGTGCTGGAGTCCGCCATAGTTGGATCTCGATTTCAGATAGAAGGAGCACACGACTTGGATGTTGGTTTGAATTCCTTACAATCGTATAGGCTAAGCCATAACCAATATTTTCGCCTGGAAACCGAGGAATTTGGAGAGGATGGAAAGGTTCCTTTCCTTATATTACAGCGACCTTTGGATAGAGAACAAGCCGCTCGACACTGGTTGCTATTAACAGCTACTGATGGAGCAAAACCCTCAAAATCTGGTACTATTAATATTACTGTTATTGTATCGGATGTTAATGACAACCCGCCAGTGTGTGATAAACAGAAATACACCATTACAATAAAGGAAAACGCACCTGCAGGAACATTTTTGCTGACAGTAAATGCATCTGACTCGGATGAGGGGGTGAACGGTGAGATCGAATATTCTTTACGGAGTAAACTCAGAGGACTCTTATCTGAGCCTTTTGAGTTGGATAGTAGAACTGGCAAACTAACTGTTAAAGGTGGTCTTGATTACGAGGAAAAACAAGTCTCTGAGATTAAGGTACTGGCTGCAGACAGAGGCTCCGTGTCTCTATCCACACACTGCAACGTGGTTGTCAGAGTGGAAGACGTGAACGATAACCAACCAGAAATAGACATCACATCCCTTTCAAGTCGCATTCCAGAAGATGCACCTCCTGGAACGGTGGTGGCGTTGATGGGTGTGACAGACCTTGACTCGGGCGTGAACGGACAGGTGGTCTGCAGTGTGCCCGGTCATCTACCTTTTGATTTAAAGCCATCCCCTGACGGGCATTCATATTCTTTGGTCACCAAGGACTACCTAGATAAGGAAACAATACAAATGTATGATATTACAATAACAGCTAAGGATTTAGGGAGCCCTGCGCTGTCATCCACGAAGGTGATACAGGTAGATGTGCTCGATGTCAATGATAATAGTCCTTTGTTCACTGAAAGTCCGTACACTTTTTATGTGCCTGAAAACAATAAGGCTGGGATGTCAGTTTTCTCAGTGAGCGCGACAGATGCTGATGGAGGTGAAAATGCAGCAGTCATATATTCGCTCAACCGTAAGACTCCAGAACCCAGGGTAACctcctttttaaatataaatgaagcCAATGGTACCATTTCAGCTCTGAaaagttttgactttgaaactCTGAAAACGTTCCAGTTCCAAGTTGTTGCCACAGATTCTGGAACTCCGTCACTAAGCAGCAACGTCACAGTGAACGTGTTCATTCTGGATCAGAACGACAACGCTCCAGTCATCCTGTATCCAGTCAGCTCGAACGGTTCTGctgaaggtgtggaggagatTCCCCGCAATGTGAACGCAGGACACTTGGTGACTAAAGTCAGAGCCTATGACGCTGATATAGGATATAACGGCTGgttactgttttcactgcaggaaGTTACTGACCACAGTCTCTTTGCTTTGGACCGCTATACAGGACAGATCAGAACACTTCGctcattcacagagacagacgaggcTGAACATAAACTGGTCATACTGGTGAAAGACAATGGGAACGTTTCACTCTCAGCAACAGCTACTATGATTGTCAAAGTTGTGGAACCCAAAGAGGCTTTTGCTGCTTCTGATGTCAAAAGTGCAACTAAAGTTGGCGAAGAGGACAATGTGACTTTTTATCTGATGATAACTTTAGGCACAGTTTCAGTGCTTTTTCTCGTCAGTATCATCGTGCTGATTGCAATGCAGTGCTCAAAATCCACAGACTATACTTCTAAGTATCTACAGGAGCCTAATTATGATGGGACACTGTGTCACAGCATCCAGTACAGGTCTGGAGACAAGCGATACATGTTGGTTGGACCCAGAATGAGTATAGGATCTACTATAGTCCCTGGAAGCCATGCGAATACACTGGTGCTCcctgacaggaggaggacatCTGGAGAGGTAAGATCTTGA